aaataaaataaagtcttaggcctcgtttggttcacGGAATAGACCCTTGGaatagaatgactattcttatggaatagtcatttatttgtttggtaggggtctattcattggaatagttattctcattggaataactattcccttacaaAGCGGAATACatattcttataaaaaataagaggaatagctattccaatgaaAATAGACTAcattttccaaataaaattactcttattttttattttctttaattttttttttccaaaaataaaatgaaaaaaaaccaaaaccccaaCCCTCATTTATTACAGTGGTTGGCcaaccacccattggggtggtcgacCAGACACATATGGCATCGGGGGCCACCCCAAGGtcccttgggggtggttgcgGCCACCCTTGATGGGCTTCAAaggtggccgcggccacccccaccTCTACCCCCACCCCTGGCTCTTTGGTGTGTGGTCGACCACCCAATGAGTGGTTAGCCACCCAttagttttcaaaatattttttaaaattggattttaaaaaaaaataataatttggggttttttttagtaattttgattggattccaataAAAATATACGAGTTGTTATCAAACTAAAGATTATGAATAACCATTCTAGATCAAATCCATGCTTGTAATAAGAGACATGGCCTTATCAACTTTCTCCAAAAAGAAAAGCCCCCAAAGTCATGTCGTTGCCGGGGAGGGGGGAGGTCCATTCCCCCCCTCCTCCGACTCCTGTTTCTTGTCCCCTTAGTCCAAGAGGACTAAGgtggttttgttttttccctTAGTTTTCTCAGAGGAGGCTAGAGTCTCCTAATTATTAGGGTTGTAGAGCTTTTGTTCTCCCCGGTAGATCTAGTGGTTCTCTAGCCTTTTAAgggctatggtggtttgtgtttttttttttttttttttttttttttttttttctgttttttttgttttctttcttttgttttaggtAGGAAGGCTCAACTCAAGGTGTCCAGCTTGGGGGAGTGGCAGCCGTTTGTGTTGTCAACGGTGGTTTGGCTGGTCTTTTCAACTTTGTTTTTCGACTTTTAGAGCCAGATCTACACACCTCCGTTGTTTTGTTTATGACATGCGCCCCGCAACCGCGATCCCCGTTGTTGTTCGCTCCCATTGCCGGAAGCACAGGTCATGTCGATCGTCGAAGCCTGGCGCGTGGCCTTTACGTGCTAGTGAGCTCTGACTGCTCTGTGCTCTTTGGTGCGTGTGACGGCCACACTTCGCCTTTTTTGGCCGCCCATGGTGAGGGATGGGTTCTACGACCTCCGATCTATGGTTGGGTGCTATCGGTGACGACGCGTGTCCTCCTCTAGCGAAGTTCGCCTCTATCTCCACTACCGGCATCTTGTTTTAGGTGTTTTACTATTTATGTGTTGTGTATTCCTCTTGTTTCTTTAGTACAGTTTGTTTGTgtattactcaaattttattagaatttttgttGGCTCGATGCTAGatcggccctcttttattttgatagtgagcgttaatgtaagaAATGCTCAAATGTATAATTCTGGTAAGATTTGGTATTTATGCTCTcgcagctgttttttaagtcagatccttctggcttataATGTATGCATCTTGTACTTCTTTTCTTAAGATGTAAGCTTTCGGGCCTTTTCAACAATATATAGTAGCACATGCTacatgttctaaaaaaaaaaaattaactatttcaTTCCACTCTCTTTTGTTATTAGTaataactatttaatttatttatggaATATTCATTTCGCAAACCAAACAAGGTCTtctatttaaaatattcttaaacTCGAATATTAAATTGTTTAGATTAAAAATTGAACTCTAAAAGCCAAaatcaggaaaaaaagaagaagaaaaaaaagcattttcCAATAAAATGCGAAATATCCCCACAAATTAAAAAGAGATATGTTAACAGCACAATAATGATAATGTgtccaatatttttattttgtgttcaatatttttatttttttaaaaagtattaaacacatcaacattattgtataattattataagagtaatgattgaatatcacccaaagatacaacttttcaccacctaacctatgtggcaaggtggtctcctaccttaatttatttttaaaaaataaaaatattcaaaaagtagtaggggactaccttgccacatagacaaggtggtgaaaagttgtatctttgggtggtattcaattattactcttattataattatgagtaatgattcactaccacctaaatatacaacttttcaccaccttgtctatgtggcaaggtggtcccccaccttaatttatttttaaaaaataaaaaaaatcaaaaagtagtgggggaccaccttgccacataagcaaggtggtaaaaagttgtatatttgggtggcattgaatcattattctataaTTATTATGAATGCATCGTGCAAATAAAATATCTAATCAAAATCCTTCTTTGGAAATAGAAACGGCGGGAAAATCCACGAACAATCCATCTGCCCCAGTTCAGTCCCCGACCCTTCCATTCGTCTCATTGCTCCTGCAAAGCCCTAATCCACCTCTCAGCCTTCCGCCGAGGCTATAGAATGGCAGGCGGGCGCACCATCAACGTCCTGAACGTGGCGGAGAAGCCGTCGGTGGCCAAGTCGGTGGCCAGCATTCTCTCCAGGAATCAGGGCCTGAGAACCCGGGACGGCCGCTCGCGCTACAACAGGATTTTCGAGTTCAATTACTCGATTAACGGACAGCCCTGCCACATGCTCGTCACCTCTGTCACTGGCCACCTCATGGAGCTCGAGTTCGAAGACCGCTTCCGCAAGTGGCACTCCTGCGACCCCGCCGATCTCTACCACCTTCCCGTCCGTAAATTCGTCCCcgaggtctctctctctctccccgatATGTATGTGTGTACGTGTAAACATGCTTATGTGAGGTAGCGTTGGAAATTAGATGTTTGAATAAATGTTAATTGGATCTTGTGGGAACAGTTGCTTATAGTTATTAAGTAAGTTCTCGATATGTGATTGTAATGAGGCGGGAGTAGTAGAGTATAGTTGATCCGTTTTGGTTTAATGAGGTGAAAGAGAAACAAAGTATGGACGATATATGGTTTCAAGATGCGGGGTCTTTCTTGGAATCTCATAACAATTGGTTTAAGTCCGTAATTAGATGAATCTTACGGTTGAATAGAGAAATGTGTCTCCCACGTCACCATGCAATGTTTCTGGGTAATATTGCCATGATGAATATTCTTGTGTAAAGAGGGTAGGTGATTGTGATGCAGCTACTATGTTGAGGGCATTTTGAGGGTCAGTGGCCTTGATAACTTTTTGTCAATATTTTACGTCGAGGCATCTTATATGGCCGCTAGATAAACATTTGCAATGAAAAGTCGTTGGTTGGGATAACAGGGAAATTGGACTATCAGCTACAGTTATGTGATCTGGATAAAAGATTAACAACCATTTTGCATTTATGCTTTTGCTTGTATGGATAAATCTGTGACCTCTCtttctttgtgtttgttttctGCCAATTTAGGACAAGTTGGATATCAAGAGGACGTTGGAAGAGGAAGCTAGGAGGTGCCAGTGGCTTGTACTGTGGCTAGATTGTGACAGAGAAGGAGAAAACATTGCATTTGAAGTGGTAGAGGTTTGCACAGCAGTAAATGCTCATCTTACCATTAGGAGGGCTCACTTCTCTGCCTTAATTGACAGGTCCTAAACGTCAATATTCTTTTTGTGGTTTTGATTATCATCTTCTTGTCTTTACTTTCATGACTTTGATTTTGGATTCTTCAGTGAAATCCATGAAGCAGTGCAACATCTTGTTGAGCCGAATAAATGGTTTTCTGATGCAGTGGATGCTAGGCAAGTGAGTACTTTCTCTCACCCAGGTGGAACTTTTACTTGTTCATTCAAAGGCCCAATTATTATTTggtttgataagtaataaaccaatctcattaaaaatgTAAGGCTCTTCTTcgtacactgggagtatacaagGGAAACACCtaagtagaaagagaaaaacgagcAAGAAAGACATCAAAGCTAAAAAACAAAGGGTACACATATGCTGTAGTCCAAAGGTAAAGTGTATGGTAGAAAGAGGATAAAATCTTCTCCAAggacctttccaaatcctcaaagctaCTATtgttcatttctctccaaaggcaccaaaagaggcaaatatGTGCCATTTTCTACACCACAACACTCCTAGGCCTTCTAGAGGACCGTTAACAAGCAAGCAAGTCGATAACCTGTTTGGGCATAACCCAGGACAACCCAAGACAATTATTTTCACAACACGCCTTTTGAACTTGTCCACTATATAGCTGTTAAATAAGAGTGTTTTAGTCCTACTATCGTTCTTTTTTTGTGTTAGTTGCATCTCCTTCTACATGGAATGAAATTGACATTCTTGTTTGTTGCAGGAAATAGATCTTCGGATTGGTGCTTCTTTCACAAGGTTTCAGACTATGCTATTGAGAGATGCATTTGTTATTGATTTGGCTACAGATGACAGAAATCTTGTTCTAAGTTATGGTCCTTGTCAGGTATGGTGCCTGTTgacaatgatttgtattattaATTGGGGCATGCAGTTCTCATGCATTTCCACTTTGCCTCCTCCATAAGTGTAGTTCCCCACACTTGGCTTTATTGTGGAAAGATATTGGGAAATACAAGCACATGAGCCGGAAGAGTTTTGGACAATCAACTGCTCACACAAATCGGATGAAGGCATTGCTACTTTCAGTTGGATGTAAACCATGAATGCCTTGGcaattccttttttatttttatttttgatgtttAGTTCCTGTAAAGTTAAATTTGACAGTATCTGATTTCGTAGGCGTGGGCATCTGTTTGACTACACTTGtgccattataatttatgagatGTGTGTTCAGGAGCCAATTGCAACTGTGAGTAATAATGAAGCTTTGTAACTTGAGCATTATGCTAACTTCATGGTATAGATACTTCTGAAATTTCACTTTTAGTTATTTAACTTCTGCTCAGGTTTCAAAGGTTAGACAACAGGAGAAGCTGAAGTATCCTCCACATCCTTTGAATACCATTGAGCTTGAAAAACGTGCTTCAAGATACTTCCGGATGAGTTCTGAACACACTATGAAGGTTTGTAGTTTACTTCTGTGGTATATACAACAATTCCACACCCTTTCTAATTGATTGATGCATAATTACAGATGGAATTTAAGTTGAAATCGAAGTAATAGGGTACAGTGATTGAAAGGCATTAAATCCAAGCTTGGACTGTGGTTCAGTTACTTCAAAAGTAGACTTTCTCTATGGAAGGTTTTATAGACttgtaaaaagaaagaaagggaaatgtGTGTATATGTCTGTAGTTGCAAAGAAAAATACTTGAAATTGAAGTAATGGAGTACAATCATGGAAGGTTTTGATCTGTGGTTCAATTCATCATAGGTAGAATCAATCCATGGGATTTTATAtctttatataataaaatatgaggAAGTGTGTGAATGTGTTTTTGCTGGCCTGTTCCATCTATTTTGCTTAATACTGCCAAGTTTCGTTGCTGTCCAAATCTTATTTTTTACATTatgtttccctttttttttgaagcTTTATCCTCTGGTAGATCCACTCATCCAAACAGTCTAATTCTTCACTTTGAATATATGACTTACCCTGTCTTTGCTCCCCTGCTCTTAGAGCttctaatttaaaattaatttctctTTGCGCCAAAGCAAATGTAGTTATTGTAggcaaatgaaaaaaatattttagatgGCTTTCCTTGATGATCTATTAGAGCTACTTCTTAGTAAGATTTTGGGACATATGAAATTGGCAGTTTCCATGGTATGCCTACAGATATTTCGGATACATCTCATAACATTATCACTCATTCTTGTTCCTTTGTTCtgccaaaagaaaagatatgaaaataaaattgctACATGATTTTCCAATATACTTTGGGAATTCCATCTTTAAAAGCTCTCGATCTTATACTATGCTGATTATGACTCATTTACACCATCAAATGGATTGGATATTTAAAATACATCTCAGTCTgaaacacactttttttttttgttttgtttataggTTGCTGAAGATTTATACCAAGCTGGTTTCATTAGTTATCCTCGTACAGAGACTGACTGCTTTTCACAGAGAACTGATTTGCATGTTGGTAACTTTGTCTACTATTGACAAGCATGAAAATGTTTCATACTGTGGCAACAATATCTACTTAAATCATTATAATCATCTAAAGTTTGGGACATCAACAGGTTAAGGAATTAAAATTTGGAAGCTAGGAGAGAGATATAGGTAATATGAATGGGAGATGTAGGTGAGAAAAATATGAATAAGAGAGTGCGAGTGATGTGAAGTGAGAGAAAATAAGCAAGAGTTGGTAGAAATTGAAAATGAATCAACAGAGTATTTAAACCCAAGAAGGATGTGGGTTTTGCTCAGGTTTTtcacctgaaggagtcttctcTGGGAATTTTGGTCCGAATGGAGAAAGGCGCTTCGCCTAAGATTAGGGCCTATGATCCGAAGGGAAAGGCCCCCATGGACCCGCGGCCCAGTCACAAGGAGGAGTTGGGATTGGTTGAAAGCTCCTTCCAGAAGTTGGGTTTTTCCGAATCAGGCGCGGGATAGCCTGGCGACCTAGGAGTGTCGACCTTGGCTAAAGGGCTTCACCACCGCTCCTCGTTCGTCGGTGAGCGCAAGGAGGGTCTTGTTCGGTGGGTCTCCCGGGGTCTCAAATCGCTTTCAGATTTTGTCCATGGTCGAGAGTCAGGTTGGCGACCCATCTCCGCATCTGTTGCACCATTTGATCGCTACCTCTGATGTCTGGTCATCCCAGCAACTCTTTCCCGGTGGGTCTTCCAGCGCTCCGATCTCTGTTCCGGGGATAGTAGATTGGATAGAGGGTTCAGATGCCAAGCAGAAGAAGACGATGGTGTTGTCTTCGGTGTCTGGGTCTTTGGTGACTGGGTGTGTCGTCTCCGGCGTCGTTGCCGGCAACCAAGTGGAGCCATCCTCCCTGCTGCAGCTCTCGGCTTCCTCGCTTGATTCCCATTTGGTTCTCGGGGTAGTAGACAAGTTCTTTCCGGAGGTTGGGTCTCCTCCACCGTTGGCCTGTATCCCTCCCTCTGTGGAAGTAGATTCTGGTGTGTCTTCGGGTTGTTGTTGGAGTTTGTGGTTGTTGTTTGAGTTTGATGGGCATTTTTCAATCCTTCCGCTTCTTCAATCCTCTTAGGTAGGGACTGTTGCTTGTGTTTCTTCTAACTTGCCTCCCAGGATTAGCTTTGATTTGGATGTGCCTCACAAGGGTGTCAACAAGGTGCTTCTTGCCCTGTGTTTCTCAGAAGAGGCTTCCTCACCTATGCTTTTTTGATAGAAAGTAATACTGTCATTGAGCAGTCAAGCAAGAGTTGGGccaaagataaaaatgacaGTAGTTATTGGATGATTAATTCCCTCAACCAAACCAGTTGAGCCTATTACACTCCCAAGATAGAAGAAAATAAGACATTCAAGAATTGCTGAAACTGGTTACTATGGGGATGACCACAACAAGAATCAGCACAAGGAGAAGTATCAAACCGGCACACATCCACTTCCTGCTGTTTCTCTGGTACCCCACTGCAGTCTTAAGATCTTTGCTACCATCCTTGACATAGTGGGCAGCATTCATGACATGGTGCTCAATGTCGTCCATCTGCTCAGCCTGCGCCTCCACCATCACGGCCATGTCCAGAAACACCTGATGCAGCTCCAGCAGGCTCTTCTCGATCTCCTTGGCCGCATCGTGCCTATCCTGTATCTCCACCACCGTCTCCAGCACCTTCCCCCTCCCGTGCTCCTGCACCGCCCTTCCCAGAAACTCCTTGCCTCCGTTAGAGATGATCTTATCTATAACCTCCTCGTCTGGGTACTCCCCCGTCACGGTGAAGTAGCGTCTGCCCACAGTGTCCTTGTACTCGAACATCATTCTTTGCCTCAGCCCCTGGAAGTCCATCATAAGTTCTTTGAGCTTCTTGCGCAGCCCGTTGGTGACTGCAATCCTGGTCCTGTAAATCGGGGTGCCTTCTTTGGAGCCTGAGAGCCTCTTATTAGCAACGTTGGCGCGGATGTGGTGATGTTTCTAGGGGGAGCAAGCCTTTCAAATTCGAGAATATGTGGCTAAAGGCAGAAGGTTTTGTGTGCTTGGTGAAGCAGTGGTGGGATTCCTATTTGTTCCAAGCTTTGCCAAGTTTTTTCTTTGCTCGCAGGCTCGAAGCTTTGAAAttgtatttgaaaaaaatggaatgaggaggtgtttggcaatgttGTAAGGAACACGAAGATTCTTGTGGAAGATCTTCGGGCTTTTGATGCTCTGGAAGAAGGAAGGGCCTTGGGTGGGGAAGAGCTATTGAAGAAGGCAGAGGTTATCAACGAATTAGAGAGATGTACTCTtatggaggaggtgagttggaagCAAAAATCTATGATTTTGTGGTTAAAGGAAGGcgataaatgcacaaaattaTTTCACTCTAGTCAACTTAAATAGAAGGTACAATTCCATTGATTCTTTATTGATTGATGGTAGGTCTTCTTCCAATCAGGCAGCGATTAGTGTGCACATTGTCAAGTTCTATCAAAAGCTCTTTACTAAACTTCACTCTATAGTCAAGTTTTAACCacaaaatctagggttttgtgaTTAAAGGAAGGcgataaatgcacaaaattaTTTCACTCTATATCCAACTCAAACATAAGGTACACTTCCATTGATTCTTTATTGATTGATGGTAGGTCTTCTTCCAATCAGGCAGCGATC
The Alnus glutinosa chromosome 14, dhAlnGlut1.1, whole genome shotgun sequence genome window above contains:
- the LOC133857422 gene encoding syntaxin-related protein KNOLLE-like, which encodes MLVLLPPWSIQSILRGSYFSNDATSSSQPTCQICGKLDHTTLRCYQRQESTSPSESQHSPQAYYSSPALPNEDNWYPDTRVTHHVTSELQHLNLSTEDYHGQVQIRVGDRTGLPITHIGSTSLTLTRRQSLLKQLHVPLICKNLLSIRKFALANSKHHHIRANVANKRLSGSKEGTPIYRTRIAVTNGLRKKLKELMMDFQGLRQRMMFEYKDTVGRRYFTVTGEYPDEEVIDKIISNGGKEFLGRAVQEHGRGKVLETVVEIQDRHDAAKEIEKSLLELHQVFLDMAVMVEAQAEQMDDIEHHVMNAAHYVKDGSKDLKTAVGYQRNSRKWMCAGLILLLVLILVVVIPIVTSFSNS